TAATATCCATCGATGGACGAGACAGAGACTCGTACAGCGAGCAGTGTTCTTTGTAATGGCCACTGATCTTTTCGATAAGAACTGAACCGAGATTTGCTGTGTCACTGCGACGAgagaaggaaaagagagaagaataGAAAAGGAAGGGAAAGTGCGTTTCGTCCGGAACAGCTAAGCGAATGCTTTCCAGAATTATGTTTTTCCACGTGTATCTCTGTGTTGGTACTCGTAGAAAAGTCGCCATGTATTTCGTGGGTTGCTCGTTTCTAATATTCccttaatattaacacattGTTGACCGGTCACGAGTTAACTCGTGTTTTCATGGCTAAACGTTATGTTTCATGGCCGAGCGTAAACTCGTGATGCGCTTTTTTTTTCGCATCAGCGTCAGACCACGTCTTAGAAACAATAGTCACTGGCAGAGAAACAAAACCGACTATAGCGTGTAGAATATGCTCTTCAAAATGAAAACGCAGCGAAACTAGATATATTTGCGAAAGCTGTTATGTACCATTACACGTAGGTGATTGTTACACTGTTTATCAtacgaaaaagaaatattaaaagttgaataataaataaaatttatattgttttacttcACAGACAGTGACATAATTCTCAGTAAAATTGCCGGTCAACAATGTGTTAAGGCATTAAATAGATGGTTACGACATTTGCAGTAATTAATGCGTAGAGCGTGCGGTTCAAAACCTGAAATCTGTAAAAATTCTGCTAATCGAGTATGCGAAGGTACGCGGGAAAATATTTTTGCAACCTGGTGGCATTTCAAGTTAACACGTCGAATAGCATGAGGGTCACCGGTCATCTCAGTGAGATAAATTCATTAATGATGATTATAATGATGATTACCGTAACATATCTTTTGTATGtaatacaggatggttggtaactggtggtacaagcggaaggaggtgattctacgcgaaaaaagaagtcgaaaatatagaataacaatttttcgtttgaggctttgttttcgagaaaatcgactttgaattttcgctcggtacgcgtgcaatttatcgcgtctcgctgtaacggatctcactgtagatcgttgtctcgatggaaaaattaaaaaaaaattttattctatatgtcggagaagagtcaggaacagggttgtgggagtttgatagacctcccttggagttggccatcgttgtgtgataacgaagatacggcctgatgctacgagtatggacaccaccgattcgacaatcaacagcaGTGGTTGGGCACTTGCGATGTTAGTGACATTGGTCTTAGGTTCCatgacgaatccacggtcaacgggatgaaagATATACTTGCTCTGCCTCAAACTCACTGATCGTCAGGTGCTGCTCCCTTCGTCAGTGGGATCTCAAGAAGGAAGGAATTTTCgtcccaatgatgccacagaggaaaactatgatgggatttgtctaaggacacgagatcatcggatccgtcgggtatagccctcgttccgaaagtaagggaaattgacgtcgctgtAAATTTGTcagtttgggacaaagactgtctgtccgtttggaaaatcttaattgccaGAAGATCCAGGTTTTATAGCaggtcctcgggctaactgaacttgtgctgtgtacgtgcctcaacatcaggtattcattgtccgaaggaaccgttggaatgttttactgtcaagtacctctattggtatttcttttaacgagggtcatactataattccacacctttgttaggcgaagcgttgaccgcggctacgttcggcgactgatggtcgccttgagcccaagtttattatcataaatcgcaaacaagtacaattgggcaggacgacggcaaattgtttaattacggctgtaaactttaattacgattttacggattttcacgaagttccagagggacgGCTCCGGTGTCTTTTCATCTCTGacatatattttcgacttcttttttcgcgtagaatcaccccctttcagcttgtaccaccagttaccaaccaaccTGTATTTCAACATAGTCAAACCTTGTAAAACTGGCGTCACATTCAACGTGTTAAACATCCGTCATTGTAAGGTTCACAGAAAAACGTATCACGATCGGTATATTTCagaagaattttatttaatttttacgcCTATGGTCGTTACAAGCGCTGAGGTGTCTTGAACTGTGTGCCAACTGATCCTTGGcctttaaccagttagctgttgcgacctctttgaaaagttttttttttttatttatttatttacattttacaatttgcccagtaggacattcggtaaaatattatagcttagtggtataataatataacatgtggatggctacccccagtgggataccatcttcgaatttgattgatttatttttttagtgtggtgagtgtttgtttgttaggttatgtcctttgtgagatctgttgggtgtttcctttttaatcttctcttTATGTTTGATGCGCCGActgtttccgctgccagccggttcaggtgcgttgctattctttctctgtaccttctcgcacttctgttaatctcctccttgaccgttgatattcccaggtctttccgaatgtcctcgtttctaacgtaccatggcgcgtttgctattgttctgagtattttagattgcattgcctctattttggttatatggctcattgctgctgttccccatagtgctattcccTATGTTCTTTGAAAAGTGTGTACCTAAAATGTATGGGGAaaagtaagcgatgacgagtatactcgtcgaacacAGTGTGActgttataatatttttttttttttttatttatttgttgaaattacaatcaattctcgcgttgagaattttcagtaatttttctggcgtggcgcagtgacatggctgtttatttacaataagttaatacttattacagataggtataatttataagtattataagtaagtgcatatgcttaatttggataactaaatgaatctagcgtttaggtctagcgggtagtgcctcttcagcctgcgaatctggtccgtcgtgtcaagacccccagtgattagggggtttcggtgtttgttgactcttttgctatatctgtcgctgtattttgctatttcctctttgactgtgggtatcttgaagtcgcgatggatggttttgttggtaacataccaaggtgcgtctattaaggatcttagcgttttcgattggaagcgttgtagtatttcgatgttggagttacttgctgttccccatagttggattccgtaggtccagacaggttttattacggtcttgtagggggtaattttattctgtattttcagtttggagcgtcggcccgtgagccaatagagtttttttagtttgtcctttagttgcttcgttttatctgagatgtgtttcttccacgttagtctcctgtccagggtcatgcccaggtatcggactgagtccctgctaggaCTGTTATAATATGGAATTAAATTGTAACGAaatgactgttttattttttcattttattatcgaCAGGGCTCGTCATCAACACGAAATATCgtcatttcttcgtgacgagtatactcgtcgaagaTGGCTGACTGGTTAATACTACGGTCCACGCGACTTAAGCTCAGAGAGGGTTAAATCCGGCAACATATTGACGATACAAATGTTTTCGCATAATGcgattaggaacgatatttgaAAGAAAGTAAACAACTTGGAAACAATTTTCCTTCGATGTTCCATAAACAAAATATCGATTAGACGAAAAAACACAACTTTTTCTTACATTTCGTTTTACGTCCCAGAAACTGTCTGTAAGACTGCAGAAGTTTCAATAGAAAGTTATGGCTAATAAAGTTTATTATCTGTAAAATGAGACCTGTTACGTTATGATAAGCATAATCGTTAGCTTGTAAATTAGCAACAAACGCGAAGAAATCCTTTTTTCTCCAATCGTTTACAACTTTAATCAAAATTGTCGATACAATGGTACGATCGTACGATCTCACACTTTAAGTAATGTTCAACAATGAAACAGATGATACCAAtcgtttcctttatttttataCTTCTTCCATGAGTCACAATTTTTAGtttcgtaaatatttttccGATCAAAAAAGACCCACATGTAACGCAAACAATAAACTGTAAACAGACCTATTTCATTTCTTGATGTTTAATAGTTTAGAGAAacgcttttttttttaattgactGCAGCAATCGGTAGAACAAGTTCCACTACGATATAGTGAAAAATGCAAAAGTTGTATTTTAGCATTTGAGTGacaatatttttgtttacttatatatcaaaatatagGTCTTCCTATATAGCGTGTAAGCTCGGAGCTTTTTATTGCAAATAACAAATTTTCCGTTTGTCTTAGTACGAGTAGTACTCGTTTGTCACAGAGCCTCGACGGTTTGAGCGACTGTACGATTGCATCATTGTACCACAAATCTAACCGGAGCTTTACGACTGAGAGAAAATGGACTTCTTCGCGCTTTTTACTAATTTCCAACCTAACGATTGAGCTTATAATAACGTAGCAGGTCGCATTTTACagataataagttttattaaCTTTCCACCGAAACTTTTTCACCTATGACAAATAGTTTCCAAGACATAAAACGAAATGTAAGAAAGATTGGTGTATTTCTCGTTTATGAAAAATGTCGTTTATTTTGTACTGCGTATCGTTCTGAATAATATGATACAAAAACACTTCTACTATCAATTTGTCTCTGAAAAAATATGCATTCGACCAGACTACTatttactactactactactgctactataTTTCTGCGGCCATCGTGGACTATTTTGTGGCCGGACGAAGGTTCACCAATAGTAACTTTCTCTAAAATCATTTCTACCAGGAACATTTTTCAGAATTCTCTTACAGTAGCTGAATTGTTACCTGCCGTTACTTAGCCACATCCGCGAATTTTGTTGGTTCTGGCTTAACAAAGAGCAACGAACGACCGTTCCACGATTCTACCAACGAAACCAAGAATCGTCGAAAACAATGTTCCCTCAGTGTGTGTTATCTTCGATATTTGATATTCGAACTTTCGACCGAATGGACGACTATCGTCATTGATCGAATCGTCTTGCCGAATATCCTGGAAACTGACGTATAGTTCAGCTGCTGAAGTGAATCTGACTCGGTTCAGCAGCTGAATCTGAACTTTTGTCCTCCGCTCGGTATATCCTTCGAAGGTGTGCGAGTTCGAAAGGCAGAACCGAAGATAATCGGTGGCTCGTATTGCGATCGGTACCTTCGACACCTGGCTAGAATTACATTGCGATATTTCAGTTTCACAGGACGCTGGAGATTCGGTCCGGAAAGGCGTGACGGGCGGATTCTTGAAGAACAGAGTAGAGACTGGCTGCGGGCTGGTTGGCAGGCAACCCGGAAGACAGGCAAAGATCGTTGTTGGATCTCGAAGCGGGAGCACCGCGCGTCTCGAGCAATCGTGAAAGCGAAAGTCTCGGAGAGAATGGACGAGCCGTTACACGGCAGTGCGAGTGTCAGTGAGTGAAGATAAAAAGAACCGGAGAGAGGAAGTTTCGGTGGAGGGCAACAGATTCGCAGCGATCAATAAGAAGagggaacgagagagagagaaagagagagagagaaagagaaatcgATTGGCGAAGCAACTGCAAGCAGCTTGCAACCGACGAGCGCATCGGGTCGCATCAGACCCGACCGGGCCACGCCATGACCGAAAGGTCGGCTTCCTGCTCGCTAGCTTCTCGATGTCGCGGCGAATATCGCTCGTTACACGGTGCAGCCTTCGCGTGGGACCTGAGCACGCTTCCGGTTTCCAAACGGCAGATCTCTAACGAGAGATCTCGTCGACGACGAACTCAATCCGCTGCGGTTGATAGGCCAATAAGATTGTTGCGCATTCGGTGATACTGAAACGAGACTGTCTGTCTCGGAATCATTGTTCTGCCTGTGAATTATGTCGGCTTTTAATCGCCATTCGAATCTTCGTCCACGACAATGATAGAATCAGACTTGCTGGGTGAAACGTCTGAAATGTAGAGTTTCGTTTGATACGAATAAATGGGAATAAAATCGCGGACAGATGTCAGGCGATTGTATCGTACGACTAGCATTCTTCCACGAAATTTTTCTGTCTTCTTCCATTTGTTTAAACTTACTTTCACTCGCATCATTGTTCTCGGAAAATGATGAAAAATCAGCTACTCGAGatagtaaatatttaatatactatCTGCTTTCAGGTTCGTGCTGTTCAAGCGTCACTATGATAAATATGTTGCCTTGGCGGCGAAATATGAGGAAGCCAAAGGTACCGCCTACTACTTGGAAGAACGTTATCATGAGGTGAAGGTAAGCGTTTTTAATTAATCGAACCTTGTCAAATGCAGATTCAGCCGATGATAAACGATAGGAATCGTCGGTGTTATTGTAATTCGAAAAATAGACAAATTTGCTGTTCCACACGGTACGATCGTAAATGGATGTAACGGAAAACGATATATATCTAGGTCGGTTTATTGGAGTAGTCGGCGAATCTAGTAAAAATATAACGCGTAACACATTAAATATCGGATACGCGGAACTGGTAACCAATGAAACGTAACGAAGCCAAAGAAACGCCGTCGATAGTTTTCTCTATCGCGTAAAGAACGTACGCAGCATAATATACGTCAGAGTTTCGTAGATTCGATCCGAGATCGCGCTACTTATCTCAATCTCGACAATTACGGAACTCTAGAAAAATCTACTGTAACCTTCGTTTTTCCTAATACTGTAGTAATCTATATCTCGATGAGAATAAAAATGGTTTCGCACGATAGCGGGCTGCTATCGAGACTTGAGCTTTGAAAGCCTCTGGGATAAGCAACGCGTACGTATAATTAATTCTCGAGACGGTTGCAACAAAGATCAGAGTCCTTCCGCGATCTTGTTAGTCTGTGCTCGATGGTATCTGTGGCCCCAGGCAGCTTGTACCGCGAGTGAAATCAACTTGCTCTCGCCTGTTGCAATATTATCCGTAAAAATGCGCGAGAGAAAACGGTCTTCTTGTACTACGCAGCTTATTTAGTATTTGCAAAAATGTATCGATAGATGTCACTGTCGTCGTTCGCCGGATGAGAAACATTTCGAGCGAGTTCCTGCGTTCATAAAAATTCTACTTCCCAATGAATATCTTGGTCCGCGATGACTGTTCAagctccttttctttctctttttcttttcttcttttttctgtcTTTGGGACGGTCGAATATTCCTGACAAAAAAAGTTCTTGCGTGTGATTGTCGTGATCTGAAAAAACCGTACGCGGTACAGCTCGACGCGTTCCATTCTTTACACGTTCTCAATCCTGTTTGAATAGCCCCGATGCCAGTCAGGCAGTCACTGTAACCGTAGACATTGACAGACAGGATTTCCCATGTCGAGTGTCCGTTTGGCGTTCGTTTATGGCTCTCGCACGCTCTTTGAACTTTTCGAAGAAATTTGACGGCAGCTCTGTGACGAAACCTTCTCGCGGGAACAATGGGGGAACGGAAGGGGAACGTTCCATCTTCGTGCGTACAGTGTTTTATCTAATCACGTGCTCCGGATTCGCGTTCCTCGAAATATCGACATGCAATTAACCGTCGCCTACAACTTTAACTGGCACGCCAAGGTTTAATTCGACTGTCGAGATTTGACCTCGATCGAAGGAAAAATAAGCGGAATGTAGGCTTCGTCCGACTAAATATGTACCTGCGATTAAATCGTTTCTAGAAGAAGTTACGAAGAAACGATAAACTGAACCAGCGTAGCGTGATTTTTCCGTGACCGGTTGTAGAATCCAACCAGTCTGTAATATCGGGCAGGAAACAAAGATAGGAAAGAAAGTAAAAGGAAGAGACGAATCCGCGAAGCCTTTGGAGAAAAGAGGTCTAGGAAAGAGCGGAGGCGTCGTGTCGTGTCTATAGACGCAGAGCAGGATAGCCGGAGGAAGGCCGTGTAAGTAGTACTTAGGTCGATTTCACCCGTGGGCACTGGTTTCCCCTTGGCCTTCTAGTGGATGCGCGTCAACTTGTACGTCTGCTTATGCACTGGCCGCCAGAGAAAATTGACCGTGGTAAACCGTACAGTGGCAAAACCGCGGAGACAAAGCCGAGCAACGACGAGCGAATGGCAAAAAGTTCATCGTGGAGAAGAAACGGTTACATTTCGTTACTCCGCTTTTCCCTCTGCGGTTTCGTATCTTGTCTTTCAACTCGTTCCTGCAGCGCCCCTCGTCTTCCTTCCTCTTGACTTTCTTCGCTTTCTTTCCAGCCTGTTTTTTCCGTAGCCTCTCTTTTCGTACCTTTCCTCGTTTAGTTTCGTTGCAGTAGAAGCCGCGAAACGGCCTGCCCCGAGCTGAGCTGGCTCGTACTACCGTTCATCAACCTCGTACCATCGACAGTCTAGTTTGGCCGCCTAAGCTGACCTACAATGTGGCATCTAGCGCGATGCTAGATGCGACTCAGCCGTAGGAGGGAGGTGCGGCCGAGGCGGCGTTATCGGCCGGATCACGTCATACCGCCGGCTCAGTTACCGATCTTCCACTCGGCTCGACCAGCAACGTCGAAACGTTCAATGACGAACTGGTCGTTCGTATGCGAAGCAACACGGAGAATCGATGATTTACGATTTAGTCGCACTTACGCAATCGGCCAAACGGCGAGAATAGATTTGCCACGCGTAGCAACGCAACGTAACGCATAGTCTAAGTACCGTGTTCGATCTATAAATAGCGTTTCTGTCGATGGTACCCTTGATACACGAACGTCATTTCGGTCGTATTTTAGCGGTAAACACGTCTTATCGAACTAATGTACGCTTTCAATATCCGTACGTCCTACCTCGAGCACGGTAGATTCGAATCTGGAGCTGCAAAATTGGTTCCGTAATAAATACCGATGATGTTTGCATGTAGCCGTTTGCAGGCGCAACAGAGGCATCCAAAAGCGACGACCGTGAAATCAGATGCAGTGCTGGAAGCATTCGGTTGCATTCTCttttttaattagaattattATCTCCGTTAACGCTTGCCTGCGGACTCGTTCGCCTTATCGGTTGACAACCACTGCTACACGAATGTACCTCGTTGGTATTATTCTCTAATCTATCTACGTTAGTTGTACAGACTCGAAAACAATCGTGACTCAGTCGATAAAAAGATATAACTCGAAAGATAAGAGTTACCGAGATGACTTATCGAGTAAATATCAACGAATTTCTTGAACGAGCCGACCTTAATCAAAAGTTGAATTCGAGTTACTATTGAAACGAATTGGAAAGATCGGATTACGATAGAAACTCGTGTAATACAAAATTGTCCGGTTGTTTCAGGCTGAAAGGGACAAGTTAGAGGAGACTCGACGGTCGTTGGAGAAGCGACTGGAGGGTTGCGAAGCAGAACTGCGAGGCAAGGAGGACGAGCTGTTCCTGCAACTGGAACGAAGCCTTCGTCTGGAGGAAGAGGTGGAGAGAGCTAAAACCGAACGCGACAGTTGCATAGCTGCTAAGGATCGGCTGGAGAGGCAACGGGAAGTAGCTTTGCGCCGTCTGCAGATGCAACTGGCGCAAAACGAGATTACTAGGCAAACTCTTGAACGAGCTCGCCAGGACGTTGTCAAACAGGCTACTGTTATTCGTGCTGAACGTGATGCTCTTGAAAGAGAGGTAATGATAATTCGAGCAACAGCATCTGTTTCGATGAAGACGATCTATGCTATAATGTCATGTTGTGTATATTCTGTGTCTCTAGAATGAAGTTTTAAAAGAGAAGCTGCGTATAGAACAGGGAGAACTGGGAGAGGAAAGGCGTAGACGAGAGGAAGGTGTCGCAGCGCTGACTCGAGAAACGATTACATTGAGACACGCCGCGAGACATCTTCGTGCAGCGACTCTACACGCTACGTCTTGCCGCCGTCGACGACGGTGTTCCGTTTGTTTATACGCGAGGCGCACTTTTGCCGAGATCGATGATTATCGCGACGAGTAAGTGAATCGAACCTAGAAAAAACACGAGTATCTGTAAACAGACCAGCCCCGATAGTCGATAACGAAGAAAAGGCTTTTATCTTTACAATTATCTAATTTCCAAACGTTTCAGTGGAAATCTTTTCAAGTGCCTTCAAGCGCCGCTGCAGGATTTACGTACCTGGTTCCGACCTAGCACAACGTCCACGACATCGATGTCGCGTGGACAGAGGACCAGTTCACCGTTAGCCGATCGagaaataagttttatcgaCGATTCCAGCGTCGACAGTAGCCCCGGTGGAAGCAATGCTAGCAGCAGCAGTACCACAAGTAGTAACAGCGCGTCCGACGATGAAGCATATCCGAGTACTCTTGTTGCTGAAATATCGCTTTCATCGGCTAACTCGAGCGCTCCAGCTACGGCTAGAGCCTTTTCATCCGATTCAGGGTTCGTCTTGATATTTCACCAAGTTCGTGTACCTTCTAGTTACGTAAGAAATAGCGAAACATTATTCGCATTGAATTTTCTCGTTGTTCAGGTTTTCTTCGGAAATCGGAGATCGAAGATCACGATGTTATGAAAATGGAGGTAGTAGCACCAGCAGCAGCAGTGGCAAAAGCAGGAAAATTAGCGAGTCGCTTAGTTGCAGCGAACCGGACGAACAGAGCA
Above is a genomic segment from Bombus vancouverensis nearcticus chromosome 1, iyBomVanc1_principal, whole genome shotgun sequence containing:
- the LOC117153241 gene encoding uncharacterized protein LOC117153241 isoform X5, whose translation is MTERFVLFKRHYDKYVALAAKYEEAKGTAYYLEERYHEVKAERDKLEETRRSLEKRLEGCEAELRGKEDELFLQLERSLRLEEEVERAKTERDSCIAAKDRLERQREVALRRLQMQLAQNEITRQTLERARQDVVKQATVIRAERDALERENEVLKEKLRIEQGELGEERRRREEGVAALTRETITLRHAARHLRAATLHATSCRRRRRCSVCLYARRTFAEIDDYRDDGNLFKCLQAPLQDLRTWFRPSTTSTTSMSRGQRTSSPLADREISFIDDSSVDSSPGGSNASSSSTTSSNSASDDEAYPSTLVAEISLSSANSSAPATARAFSSDSGFSSEIGDRRSRCYENGGSSTSSSSGKSRKISESLSCSEPDEQSTTGISRSRWTSSFRKLLGRKPKTKPTPDRSS
- the LOC117153241 gene encoding uncharacterized protein LOC117153241 isoform X4 encodes the protein MIESDLLGETSEMFVLFKRHYDKYVALAAKYEEAKGTAYYLEERYHEVKAERDKLEETRRSLEKRLEGCEAELRGKEDELFLQLERSLRLEEEVERAKTERDSCIAAKDRLERQREVALRRLQMQLAQNEITRQTLERARQDVVKQATVIRAERDALERENEVLKEKLRIEQGELGEERRRREEGVAALTRETITLRHAARHLRAATLHATSCRRRRRCSVCLYARRTFAEIDDYRDDGNLFKCLQAPLQDLRTWFRPSTTSTTSMSRGQRTSSPLADREISFIDDSSVDSSPGGSNASSSSTTSSNSASDDEAYPSTLVAEISLSSANSSAPATARAFSSDSGFSSEIGDRRSRCYENGGSSTSSSSGKSRKISESLSCSEPDEQSTTGISRSRWTSSFRKLLGRKPKTKPTPDRSS
- the LOC117153241 gene encoding uncharacterized protein LOC117153241 isoform X2 encodes the protein MTTTTGRYGAMEMRHSRSEDLLGVISGSRSPSPNVPLPSTASEDDLIAASALHEATDSTIKPPCPLLSSRVARPAGFPADRIDPEDSIRDIVTENDLYRFVLFKRHYDKYVALAAKYEEAKGTAYYLEERYHEVKAERDKLEETRRSLEKRLEGCEAELRGKEDELFLQLERSLRLEEEVERAKTERDSCIAAKDRLERQREVALRRLQMQLAQNEITRQTLERARQDVVKQATVIRAERDALERENEVLKEKLRIEQGELGEERRRREEGVAALTRETITLRHAARHLRAATLHATSCRRRRRCSVCLYARRTFAEIDDYRDDGNLFKCLQAPLQDLRTWFRPSTTSTTSMSRGQRTSSPLADREISFIDDSSVDSSPGGSNASSSSTTSSNSASDDEAYPSTLVAEISLSSANSSAPATARAFSSDSGFVLIFHQVFFGNRRSKITML
- the LOC117153241 gene encoding uncharacterized protein LOC117153241 isoform X3; this encodes MKPLFTVGILLSVQVPEISSLFVLFKRHYDKYVALAAKYEEAKGTAYYLEERYHEVKAERDKLEETRRSLEKRLEGCEAELRGKEDELFLQLERSLRLEEEVERAKTERDSCIAAKDRLERQREVALRRLQMQLAQNEITRQTLERARQDVVKQATVIRAERDALERENEVLKEKLRIEQGELGEERRRREEGVAALTRETITLRHAARHLRAATLHATSCRRRRRCSVCLYARRTFAEIDDYRDDGNLFKCLQAPLQDLRTWFRPSTTSTTSMSRGQRTSSPLADREISFIDDSSVDSSPGGSNASSSSTTSSNSASDDEAYPSTLVAEISLSSANSSAPATARAFSSDSGFSSEIGDRRSRCYENGGSSTSSSSGKSRKISESLSCSEPDEQSTTGISRSRWTSSFRKLLGRKPKTKPTPDRSS
- the LOC117153241 gene encoding uncharacterized protein LOC117153241 isoform X1, which gives rise to MTTTTGRYGAMEMRHSRSEDLLGVISGSRSPSPNVPLPSTASEDDLIAASALHEATDSTIKPPCPLLSSRVARPAGFPADRIDPEDSIRDIVTENDLYRFVLFKRHYDKYVALAAKYEEAKGTAYYLEERYHEVKAERDKLEETRRSLEKRLEGCEAELRGKEDELFLQLERSLRLEEEVERAKTERDSCIAAKDRLERQREVALRRLQMQLAQNEITRQTLERARQDVVKQATVIRAERDALERENEVLKEKLRIEQGELGEERRRREEGVAALTRETITLRHAARHLRAATLHATSCRRRRRCSVCLYARRTFAEIDDYRDDGNLFKCLQAPLQDLRTWFRPSTTSTTSMSRGQRTSSPLADREISFIDDSSVDSSPGGSNASSSSTTSSNSASDDEAYPSTLVAEISLSSANSSAPATARAFSSDSGFSSEIGDRRSRCYENGGSSTSSSSGKSRKISESLSCSEPDEQSTTGISRSRWTSSFRKLLGRKPKTKPTPDRSS